A window of the Coprobacter fastidiosus genome harbors these coding sequences:
- a CDS encoding O-acetylhomoserine aminocarboxypropyltransferase/cysteine synthase family protein, whose amino-acid sequence MSKKNYHFETLQLHVGQEHPDSATDARAVPIYQTTSYVFHNSQHAADRFGLRDAGNIYGRLTNSTQDVFERRVAALEGGVAGLAVASGAAAVTYSLQNILGVEDHVVAADNLYGGSFNLITHTLAAQGVSYTIVNVNDLKLLEAAIRPNTKAIYAETFGNPNSDVTNIDAVAEVAHRHNIPLIIDNTFGTPYLIRPIEHGADIVIHSATKFIGGHGSSLGGVIVDGGKFDWKKDAEKFHTLAKPDPSYHGAVFADVAGQAAFVTRIRAVILRDTGAAISPFNAFILLQGLETLSLRVERHVENALKVVDYLKNNPKVSKVNHPSLPDHPDHALYEKYFPKGAGSIFTFEIKGGKEEAWKFIDSLEIFSLLANVADVKSLVIHPYTTTHSQMTPDELAQQHITPSTIRLSIGTEHIDDILADLDQAFSKI is encoded by the coding sequence ATGTCAAAGAAAAATTATCATTTTGAAACTTTACAGCTTCATGTAGGGCAAGAACATCCGGACTCGGCAACAGATGCACGTGCAGTACCTATTTATCAGACCACTTCTTATGTATTTCATAATTCTCAGCATGCGGCCGACCGTTTCGGATTGCGTGACGCAGGAAATATCTACGGACGGTTGACAAATTCGACTCAAGATGTTTTTGAACGGCGGGTAGCAGCTCTTGAAGGCGGGGTTGCGGGGTTGGCCGTCGCTTCGGGTGCCGCCGCTGTTACTTATTCTTTGCAGAATATACTTGGAGTGGAAGATCATGTTGTTGCCGCAGACAATTTATATGGCGGTTCGTTCAATCTCATTACGCATACGTTGGCAGCACAAGGTGTTAGCTATACTATCGTCAATGTGAATGATCTGAAATTGCTCGAGGCTGCAATCAGACCTAATACGAAAGCGATTTATGCCGAAACTTTTGGGAATCCGAATTCTGATGTGACGAATATCGATGCTGTTGCAGAAGTCGCTCATCGTCATAATATTCCGTTGATTATAGATAACACTTTCGGGACTCCGTACTTGATTCGTCCCATTGAGCATGGAGCGGACATAGTAATCCATTCTGCGACTAAATTTATCGGTGGACATGGTTCTAGTTTAGGGGGAGTTATTGTGGATGGCGGTAAATTCGATTGGAAAAAAGATGCAGAAAAATTCCATACTTTAGCTAAACCAGATCCGAGTTATCATGGAGCTGTTTTTGCAGATGTGGCAGGACAAGCGGCATTCGTTACCCGCATACGGGCGGTCATTTTGCGTGATACCGGTGCTGCTATCTCTCCGTTCAATGCTTTTATCCTGTTGCAAGGGCTGGAAACTTTATCCCTGCGAGTAGAACGGCATGTCGAAAATGCTTTGAAAGTGGTTGATTATTTGAAAAATAATCCGAAAGTATCGAAAGTGAATCATCCTTCGCTACCGGATCATCCCGATCATGCCCTTTACGAAAAGTATTTTCCTAAAGGGGCTGGCAGTATTTTTACGTTTGAAATAAAAGGAGGAAAAGAAGAGGCTTGGAAATTTATCGATTCATTAGAAATTTTTTCGTTACTGGCCAATGTCGCTGATGTAAAAAGTCTTGTCATCCATCCATATACTACAACACATTCTCAAATGACACCGGACGAATTGGCGCAACAACATATTACACCCTCGACTATACGGCTTTCGATAGGTACGGAACATATAGATGATATTCTTGCAGATCTTGATCAGGCATTTTCTAAAATTTAA
- the metA gene encoding homoserine O-acetyltransferase MetA, translated as MPLNLPSRLPAVEILKSENIFVMDSQQASTQDIRPLRIVILNLMPLKITTETDLIRLLSNTPLQIEVDFLKISGHISKNTPVEHMMTFYKDFSTLRNENYDGMIITGAPVEQMPFEEVDYWKEVSEIFDWARTHVTSTLYICWAAQAGLYHFYGVPKYPLPQKMFGIFKHKVYDHQNPIFRGFDDEFYVPHSRHTEVRKSDIEKVPELTLLSESEESGVYMVMARGGREFFITGHSEYSPYTLDTEYRRDLDKGLPIEMPLNYYRNNDPKEGPLVRWRGHANLLFSNWLNYFVYQQTPYDIREIK; from the coding sequence ATGCCATTAAATTTACCATCCAGATTACCGGCTGTAGAGATATTGAAATCTGAAAATATTTTCGTAATGGATTCTCAGCAGGCATCTACTCAAGATATACGGCCTTTGCGTATTGTCATATTGAATTTGATGCCGTTGAAGATTACGACCGAAACCGATCTTATCCGGTTATTATCCAATACGCCATTGCAGATAGAGGTGGATTTTCTGAAAATATCGGGACACATATCGAAAAATACTCCGGTAGAGCACATGATGACGTTTTATAAGGATTTTTCGACGTTGCGGAATGAAAATTATGATGGTATGATTATTACCGGGGCTCCGGTAGAGCAGATGCCGTTTGAAGAAGTCGATTATTGGAAAGAGGTTTCTGAGATATTTGATTGGGCACGTACGCATGTGACCTCTACATTATATATTTGTTGGGCGGCTCAAGCAGGATTGTATCATTTTTATGGTGTTCCTAAATATCCGTTGCCGCAAAAAATGTTCGGGATTTTTAAACATAAAGTGTATGATCATCAAAATCCGATATTCAGAGGATTCGATGATGAATTTTATGTGCCTCATAGCAGGCATACGGAGGTGCGTAAGTCCGATATAGAGAAAGTTCCTGAACTGACCCTGCTTTCGGAGTCTGAAGAATCCGGAGTATATATGGTTATGGCACGTGGAGGCCGGGAATTTTTTATTACCGGGCATTCGGAGTATTCGCCTTATACTTTAGACACGGAATATCGTCGGGATTTGGATAAGGGGTTACCGATAGAGATGCCGTTGAATTATTACCGGAATAATGATCCGAAGGAAGGACCGTTGGTTCGCTGGAGAGGGCATGCCAACCTTTTGTTCTCTAATTGGCTGAATTATTTTGTATATCAACAAACACCATACGATATTCGGGAAATAAAATGA
- the purH gene encoding bifunctional phosphoribosylaminoimidazolecarboxamide formyltransferase/IMP cyclohydrolase: MSENKRIKTALVSVFHKDGLDEILKKLHSEGVRFISTGGTQAFIESLGLPCQAVEDLTGYPSILGGRVKTLHPKVFGGILCRRELEGDQKQIAEYEIPEIDLVIVDLYPFEETVASGADESAIIEKIDIGGISLIRAAAKNFKDVVIVASKGQYAPLMQLLNEKGAESSIEDRKWFAKEAFAVSSGYDTAIFNYFDNGEGSYFRYAENDAKVLRYGENPHQKGLFFGKFDEMFEQLHGKEISYNNLLDIDAAVSLIAEFDELTFAILKHNNACGLASRPVLVDAWKAALAGDPVSAFGGVLVTNGKIDKATAEEMNNLFFEVVIAPGYDADALEILEQKKNRIILVLKENKTKSLQFRSLLNGVLMQERDLHCEKPEELTQVTKKSVTPEEVEDLLFANKIVKHSKSNAIVLAKGKQLYASGVGQTSRVDSLRHAIEKAKSFDFDLKGCVMASDAFFPFPDCVEIAHKEGIDTVIQPGGSVRDNQTIDYCNENGVAMVTTGIRHFKH; the protein is encoded by the coding sequence ATGTCTGAAAACAAGAGAATTAAAACCGCTTTGGTTTCGGTATTCCACAAAGATGGATTAGATGAGATATTAAAGAAATTACATAGTGAAGGTGTACGTTTTATATCTACCGGTGGTACGCAGGCTTTTATAGAATCATTGGGATTGCCCTGTCAAGCTGTTGAAGACCTGACCGGATATCCTTCAATATTGGGAGGGCGTGTGAAAACCCTTCATCCTAAAGTTTTCGGAGGTATATTATGTCGTCGTGAGCTGGAAGGCGATCAGAAACAAATTGCAGAATATGAGATTCCGGAAATAGATTTGGTGATTGTTGATCTTTATCCTTTTGAAGAAACTGTAGCTTCGGGAGCTGACGAAAGCGCCATTATCGAGAAAATCGATATCGGCGGTATCTCTCTGATACGTGCTGCTGCGAAAAATTTTAAAGATGTAGTTATTGTTGCTTCGAAAGGACAATATGCTCCTCTGATGCAGTTGTTGAATGAGAAAGGTGCGGAATCTTCGATAGAAGATCGCAAGTGGTTTGCAAAAGAGGCTTTTGCTGTTTCTTCAGGATATGATACTGCAATTTTTAATTATTTCGATAACGGAGAAGGTTCTTATTTCCGTTATGCCGAGAACGATGCCAAAGTATTGCGTTATGGCGAAAATCCTCATCAGAAAGGTCTTTTCTTTGGGAAGTTCGATGAAATGTTCGAACAACTTCATGGGAAAGAAATTTCATATAACAACTTATTGGATATAGATGCCGCAGTTTCTTTGATTGCGGAATTCGATGAATTGACGTTTGCTATATTGAAACATAATAATGCTTGCGGTTTAGCATCGCGTCCTGTATTGGTAGATGCATGGAAAGCTGCGTTGGCAGGCGATCCGGTGTCTGCTTTCGGTGGTGTATTGGTTACAAATGGTAAAATCGATAAAGCTACGGCGGAAGAAATGAACAATCTTTTCTTCGAAGTCGTTATCGCTCCGGGATACGATGCTGATGCTTTAGAAATTTTGGAACAGAAAAAGAACCGTATTATATTGGTTCTAAAAGAGAATAAAACAAAATCTTTGCAATTCCGCTCTTTACTTAACGGAGTGTTGATGCAGGAACGGGATTTACACTGTGAGAAACCGGAAGAGTTGACGCAGGTTACAAAAAAATCCGTAACACCGGAAGAAGTAGAAGATTTGTTATTTGCCAATAAAATTGTAAAGCACAGTAAATCGAATGCTATAGTATTAGCTAAAGGAAAACAACTTTATGCAAGCGGAGTGGGGCAGACTTCCCGAGTAGACTCTTTACGTCATGCGATAGAAAAAGCTAAATCGTTCGATTTCGATTTGAAAGGTTGTGTGATGGCTTCGGACGCATTCTTCCCTTTCCCTGATTGTGTGGAGATTGCTCACAAAGAAGGAATCGATACTGTTATCCAACCCGGAGGTTCGGTGCGGGACAACCAGACGATCGATTATTGTAATGAGAACGGAGTAGCCATGGTTACTACCGGTATTCGACATTTTAAACATTAA
- a CDS encoding rod shape-determining protein: protein MGLFSFTQEIAIDLGTANTIIIHNGKIVVDEPSMVALDKRTDKLKAVGETARQMHGKTHENIRTLRPLRDGVIADFYAAEQMIRGMVKMVNTKNRWFTPSLRMVVCIPSGSTEVEIRAVRDSAEHAGGRDVYMIYEPMAAAIGIGLDVEAPEGNMIVDIGGGTTEIAVISLGGIVSNKSIRIAGDDLTADIQEYMGRQHNVKVGERTAEMIKINVGSALTELANPPEDYIVHGPNRMTALPMEVPVSYQEISHCIEKSISKIEAAVLSALEQTPPELYADIVRNGIYLAGGGALLRGLDKRLTDKIGIPFHIAEDPLHAVAKGTGIALKNIDKFSFLIR, encoded by the coding sequence ATGGGATTATTTTCTTTCACTCAAGAGATCGCGATAGACTTGGGTACGGCGAATACCATTATAATTCACAATGGAAAAATAGTGGTAGATGAACCTTCTATGGTTGCATTGGATAAACGTACCGATAAGTTGAAAGCAGTTGGAGAAACTGCTCGTCAGATGCATGGTAAGACTCATGAAAATATACGTACATTACGCCCTTTAAGAGACGGTGTGATAGCGGATTTCTATGCTGCCGAACAAATGATTCGGGGGATGGTGAAAATGGTGAATACGAAAAACCGTTGGTTTACTCCCTCTTTGCGTATGGTAGTTTGTATTCCTTCAGGAAGTACCGAAGTGGAAATTCGTGCTGTACGGGATTCTGCCGAACATGCCGGAGGCCGGGATGTCTATATGATTTATGAACCGATGGCCGCTGCTATCGGAATAGGTCTGGACGTTGAAGCTCCTGAGGGAAATATGATTGTGGATATAGGTGGCGGTACTACCGAAATCGCCGTAATTTCATTGGGTGGAATCGTATCGAATAAGTCTATCCGTATAGCCGGGGATGATCTTACGGCCGACATTCAGGAGTACATGGGGCGTCAGCACAATGTTAAAGTCGGAGAACGTACAGCAGAAATGATTAAAATCAATGTGGGTTCGGCTCTTACCGAATTGGCTAATCCTCCGGAGGATTATATCGTACATGGTCCGAACCGGATGACGGCTCTTCCGATGGAAGTTCCCGTATCATATCAGGAAATATCGCATTGTATCGAGAAATCTATTTCAAAAATAGAAGCTGCCGTATTGAGTGCATTAGAACAAACCCCTCCTGAGTTATATGCAGATATTGTGCGCAACGGTATTTATTTGGCAGGCGGAGGAGCTTTGCTGAGAGGTCTGGACAAGCGTTTGACCGATAAGATCGGAATACCTTTCCATATAGCCGAAGATCCGTTGCATGCGGTTGCTAAAGGAACAGGGATTGCTTTGAAAAATATCGATAAGTTCTCATTCCTGATCCGGTAA
- a CDS encoding ABC-F family ATP-binding cassette domain-containing protein: MITVNNLAIQFGKRVLFQDVNLKFTPGNCYGIIGANGAGKSTFLKAISGQIDPNHGTIALGPGERLSVLSQDHFAFDEFTVMDTVLMGHTVLWDIMKEKDALYSKPDFSDADGIRVSELEEKFAELEGWNAESDAANLLSGLGIKEDLHYMMMKDLSGKQKVRVLLAKALFGKPDNLLLDEPTNDLDLETVMWLENYLSEFENTVLVVSHDRHFLDSVCTHTVDIDYGKTELFAGNYSFWYESSQLALRQQQQQNKKAEEKRKELMEFIQRFSANVAKSKQTTSRKKMLEKLNVEEIKPSSRRYPGIIFTPDREPGNKILEVRGLEKSVDGTLLFKDVNFTVEKDDKIVFLSRDPRAMTAFFEIINDVVKADKGTFEWGQTITTAYLPLDNSAFFNTDMNLIDWLAQFSEDTSELYLKGFLGKMLFSGEELLKSASVLSGGEKMRCMIARMMMKNANTMILDSPTNHLDLESIQAFNNTLKAFKGNILMSSHDHEFIETVCNRVIELTPNGIIDKMMDYDDYITDERVKALREKLYRS, from the coding sequence ATGATAACAGTAAATAATTTGGCCATACAATTCGGGAAACGGGTACTTTTTCAAGATGTGAATCTTAAATTTACTCCGGGAAATTGTTATGGTATTATAGGGGCTAACGGGGCAGGAAAATCCACTTTTCTGAAAGCGATCAGCGGACAGATCGATCCGAATCACGGAACAATTGCATTAGGTCCGGGTGAACGGTTATCGGTATTGAGTCAGGACCATTTTGCTTTTGACGAGTTTACCGTGATGGATACCGTATTGATGGGACATACGGTTTTGTGGGATATAATGAAAGAAAAGGATGCCCTTTATTCGAAACCGGATTTTAGCGATGCTGATGGTATTCGAGTTTCTGAGCTGGAAGAAAAGTTTGCAGAACTGGAAGGTTGGAATGCCGAAAGTGATGCTGCTAATTTGTTAAGTGGTTTGGGAATAAAAGAAGATCTGCATTATATGATGATGAAAGATCTTAGCGGTAAACAAAAAGTACGTGTTTTGTTAGCAAAAGCTTTGTTCGGAAAGCCGGATAACCTGTTGCTTGATGAACCTACCAACGACCTCGACCTTGAAACCGTTATGTGGCTCGAAAATTATTTGTCGGAGTTTGAAAATACGGTATTGGTTGTTTCGCATGATCGACACTTCTTAGATTCAGTCTGCACACATACCGTTGACATCGATTACGGTAAAACCGAGTTGTTTGCCGGAAATTATAGCTTTTGGTATGAATCGAGTCAATTGGCTTTGCGTCAACAACAGCAACAAAATAAGAAAGCTGAAGAAAAACGTAAAGAATTGATGGAGTTTATTCAGCGTTTCAGTGCCAATGTTGCAAAGTCAAAGCAGACCACGAGTCGTAAAAAGATGCTGGAAAAATTGAATGTCGAGGAAATCAAACCTTCTTCACGTCGTTATCCGGGCATTATTTTTACTCCCGATCGAGAGCCGGGGAATAAAATTCTCGAAGTGAGAGGGCTTGAAAAGTCAGTTGATGGAACTTTGCTATTCAAGGATGTGAATTTTACGGTTGAGAAAGACGACAAGATCGTATTTTTATCTCGAGATCCTCGTGCCATGACCGCTTTTTTTGAAATTATAAATGATGTGGTTAAGGCTGATAAAGGTACGTTTGAGTGGGGGCAAACTATTACGACCGCCTATTTGCCTCTTGACAATTCGGCATTTTTCAATACCGATATGAACCTGATCGATTGGTTAGCTCAATTCTCAGAAGATACCAGTGAATTGTATCTAAAGGGGTTTCTCGGAAAAATGTTGTTTTCCGGAGAAGAGTTGTTGAAAAGCGCTTCGGTATTATCCGGAGGGGAAAAAATGCGTTGTATGATTGCCCGTATGATGATGAAAAATGCTAATACGATGATTTTGGATTCTCCTACGAATCATCTTGATTTGGAGTCTATACAGGCGTTTAACAATACATTGAAGGCATTTAAAGGAAATATTCTGATGTCTTCTCATGACCATGAGTTTATCGAGACAGTTTGTAACCGGGTTATCGAACTTACTCCGAATGGCATAATCGATAAAATGATGGACTATGACGACTATATTACCGATGAACGAGTGAAAGCTCTTCGTGAAAAGTTATATCGATCATGA
- the mreC gene encoding rod shape-determining protein MreC, with translation MRKLISFLINHSPIFVYAFYLVICFVLLFKFNPYQQSVFFSSANEMAGRFYIMTSGITGYFGLQEINRDLQKQNGNLEMELIRLRDEVSRLSGDSLLVRTSADSSLSRYDFQIAQVINNSVFKTHNYITLNKGRKDGIHSEMGVIDQNGIVGIVNVVSDHYAVAISLLNPKLRLSCKVKGSNYFGSLVWDGKDPRFAVLEELPRHVKFVKGDTIVTSGYSSVFPEGLMVGTVDGFSKQRNDNFYALTVKLSTDFFRLNDVRILDDKGQKERRILEMEAKKDE, from the coding sequence ATGCGCAAACTGATCTCTTTTTTGATAAATCACAGTCCGATCTTTGTGTATGCTTTTTATCTTGTCATCTGTTTTGTTTTGCTGTTCAAATTCAATCCTTATCAGCAAAGTGTCTTTTTCAGTTCGGCAAATGAAATGGCAGGCCGTTTCTATATAATGACCAGTGGAATTACAGGATATTTCGGGTTACAGGAGATAAACCGGGATTTGCAAAAACAGAACGGCAATCTTGAGATGGAGCTCATTCGTTTGCGGGATGAAGTCAGTCGCTTGAGTGGAGATTCCCTGTTGGTTCGCACGTCTGCAGATTCATCTCTTTCCCGATATGATTTTCAAATTGCGCAGGTGATAAATAACAGTGTTTTTAAGACTCATAACTATATTACACTGAATAAGGGTAGAAAAGACGGAATTCATTCGGAGATGGGGGTAATTGATCAGAATGGAATTGTCGGTATTGTCAATGTCGTTTCAGATCATTATGCTGTTGCTATATCGTTATTGAATCCCAAATTAAGGTTGAGTTGTAAAGTAAAGGGCAGTAATTATTTCGGCTCTTTAGTATGGGATGGAAAAGATCCTCGTTTTGCCGTGTTGGAGGAGTTGCCCCGACATGTGAAGTTTGTCAAAGGCGATACTATCGTGACAAGCGGTTACTCCTCTGTTTTTCCGGAAGGACTGATGGTGGGTACGGTCGACGGTTTCTCAAAACAGCGGAATGATAATTTCTATGCTTTAACAGTGAAACTATCTACTGATTTTTTCCGACTGAATGATGTCCGGATTCTTGATGATAAAGGACAAAAAGAACGTCGGATTTTGGAAATGGAGGCTAAAAAAGATGAGTAA
- a CDS encoding porin family protein — translation MKTLKKMGLAAMLSLLIGTVSEAEAKKYEFSVKAGINIGGTSPMGLPAEIRGINSYNPTLSFSLEGSVKRELTEKWGVMTGIRLETRAMETDAQVKNYQIRLLNDGRYIEGIFTGDVETKVKNDYVTIPILAVYDISKRWDLKFGGFLSFLTRGDFSGTARNGYIREGTPLSQKMNVDATYDFSDDIKKFNAGLELGAEFVAYKHLSVYGDLTWSLTPLFPGDFTAISFKMYNVYMNLGFAYVF, via the coding sequence ATGAAAACGCTGAAAAAAATGGGATTGGCAGCAATGCTGTCGCTATTGATAGGTACAGTTTCTGAAGCTGAGGCCAAAAAATATGAGTTCAGTGTGAAGGCCGGTATTAATATCGGAGGGACTTCTCCGATGGGACTTCCTGCCGAAATACGAGGTATTAATTCTTATAATCCGACACTTTCTTTTTCGTTGGAAGGAAGCGTGAAACGGGAGCTGACCGAGAAGTGGGGAGTTATGACCGGGATTCGATTAGAGACACGGGCTATGGAAACCGATGCTCAAGTAAAGAACTATCAGATAAGACTGTTGAATGACGGACGTTATATTGAAGGAATTTTTACTGGAGATGTAGAGACAAAAGTGAAGAATGATTATGTCACGATACCTATATTGGCGGTATATGATATTTCGAAGCGGTGGGATTTGAAATTCGGAGGCTTCTTGTCTTTTTTAACCCGAGGTGACTTTTCTGGAACTGCACGGAACGGTTACATTCGGGAAGGGACTCCGTTAAGTCAGAAAATGAACGTGGATGCTACGTATGATTTTTCTGACGATATTAAAAAATTTAATGCAGGCCTTGAGCTTGGAGCAGAGTTTGTTGCGTATAAACATTTATCGGTTTACGGTGATTTGACGTGGAGTTTGACCCCACTTTTCCCCGGAGACTTTACGGCGATAAGTTTTAAGATGTATAATGTATATATGAATCTCGGTTTTGCGTATGTGTTTTAA
- a CDS encoding Lrp/AsnC family transcriptional regulator, with amino-acid sequence MNNPVKIDKVDLQILRTLQGNARLTLKELAAQVSLSSTPVFERLKRLENEGYIKKYIAILDAEKLNQGFIVFCNVKLSRINQEIATEFTRIIQDIPEVTECYNISGSFDYLLKIHAPNMKYYQEFILNVLGSIESLGSIESTFVMDEVKHNYGIHI; translated from the coding sequence ATGAATAATCCGGTTAAAATAGACAAAGTCGATTTACAAATACTCCGCACGTTACAGGGAAATGCACGACTCACGCTCAAAGAACTTGCCGCGCAAGTAAGTCTTTCTTCAACTCCCGTATTCGAACGGCTTAAACGTTTAGAAAACGAAGGATACATCAAAAAATATATTGCGATTCTGGATGCAGAAAAGTTAAATCAAGGGTTCATTGTATTCTGCAACGTAAAGCTGAGCAGAATAAATCAGGAAATAGCAACCGAGTTTACCCGGATCATTCAGGACATTCCAGAGGTAACCGAGTGTTATAACATATCGGGAAGTTTTGACTATCTGTTAAAAATCCACGCACCCAATATGAAATATTATCAAGAATTCATACTGAACGTATTGGGTTCAATAGAAAGCTTAGGCTCGATAGAGAGCACATTTGTCATGGATGAAGTAAAACATAATTACGGTATTCATATTTAA
- a CDS encoding peptidase U32 family protein — MISSRPIELLSPAKNAEIGIEAINHGADAVYIGAPRFGARAAAGNDTTEIARLVDYAHKYDARVYVALNTILKDDELLEAERIIGNMYSVGVDALIVQDMGILELDIPPIALHASTQTDNRTVEKVRFLENAGFSQVVLARELSLEQIRHISENTTVPLEVFIHGALCVSYSGQCYLSHCLSGRSANRGECAQYCRLPYTLLDADGKVLEKNKHLLSLKDMNRTDSLEALLDAGVSSLKIEGRLKEMSYVKNVTAWYRKKLDAILERRPEYVRSSSGKTDFFFTPDPNKSFNRGFTPYLLNEKDSKSISSPDTPKSMGEYIGMVKQVSSKSITVAGVQKLNNGDGICFFNESGIFEGFRVNRAEGNLIFPAEMPRIRIKTKLYRNYDQEFEKTLARKSADRRIAVNLELSGTLEKLCLLITDETGVSVSISREWSGEKARSPQSENQKNQLGKLGDTPFRMDKVVLNATENFFVPASLLADMRRQGAELLLKARKEAYRTEKRKSAKGIYPFPQSKLTYLGNVYNAKARKFYAGHGVSEIDPAFEVQVQDNVPLMFTRHCIRRESGHCFREKSAGEWKAPLYLCYKDTRLRLEFDCRLCEMRVYKE, encoded by the coding sequence ATGATATCATCAAGACCTATCGAACTTCTCTCTCCTGCCAAGAATGCCGAGATCGGTATCGAAGCAATTAATCACGGGGCAGATGCCGTTTATATAGGTGCGCCTCGTTTCGGAGCTCGTGCTGCTGCGGGCAATGATACGACCGAAATAGCCCGACTGGTCGATTATGCCCATAAATATGATGCGCGGGTGTATGTGGCGTTGAATACGATATTGAAAGACGATGAATTGCTTGAGGCCGAACGGATTATTGGCAATATGTATTCTGTCGGTGTCGATGCTCTCATTGTTCAAGACATGGGGATTCTTGAACTGGATATACCTCCGATAGCTTTACATGCCAGTACGCAAACCGATAATCGTACGGTAGAAAAGGTCCGTTTCCTTGAAAATGCAGGATTCTCGCAGGTGGTGTTGGCCAGAGAATTGTCGTTAGAACAAATCCGGCATATTTCAGAAAATACGACAGTTCCTTTGGAGGTTTTTATACATGGAGCTTTGTGTGTAAGTTATAGCGGACAATGTTATTTGAGTCATTGTTTGAGCGGACGCAGCGCTAATCGTGGAGAGTGTGCACAATATTGTCGGCTTCCTTATACGTTACTGGATGCAGACGGAAAGGTATTGGAAAAAAATAAACATCTACTCTCTCTTAAAGATATGAACCGTACCGACAGCCTTGAGGCTTTGTTGGATGCCGGAGTTTCTTCCTTGAAGATTGAAGGACGTCTTAAGGAAATGTCTTATGTTAAAAATGTGACGGCTTGGTATCGCAAGAAGTTAGATGCGATATTGGAGCGTCGTCCGGAGTATGTGAGGTCTTCTTCCGGAAAGACCGATTTCTTTTTTACTCCCGATCCGAACAAGAGTTTTAATAGAGGCTTTACTCCGTATTTGTTGAATGAAAAAGACTCGAAATCTATATCGTCTCCTGATACGCCTAAGTCGATGGGAGAATATATAGGTATGGTAAAACAGGTTTCCTCTAAATCGATAACTGTAGCCGGAGTACAAAAGTTGAATAATGGAGATGGGATATGTTTTTTTAATGAATCCGGTATATTTGAAGGGTTTCGAGTGAATAGGGCGGAAGGAAATCTTATATTCCCGGCAGAAATGCCTCGGATAAGGATTAAAACGAAACTGTACCGTAACTATGATCAGGAATTTGAGAAAACTCTTGCCCGAAAAAGTGCAGACAGGAGAATTGCAGTAAACTTGGAGTTATCCGGCACATTAGAAAAGCTGTGCTTATTGATTACGGATGAAACCGGGGTATCGGTTTCCATTTCTCGGGAATGGTCGGGAGAAAAAGCAAGGAGTCCGCAATCTGAGAATCAGAAAAATCAATTGGGAAAATTGGGGGATACTCCATTTCGGATGGACAAAGTCGTTTTAAATGCTACGGAAAACTTTTTTGTTCCGGCTTCTTTGTTGGCGGATATGCGTAGGCAAGGAGCGGAGCTTTTGTTAAAAGCTCGAAAAGAGGCATATCGTACAGAAAAAAGAAAGTCGGCTAAGGGTATCTATCCTTTTCCTCAATCGAAATTGACCTATCTTGGGAATGTCTATAATGCAAAGGCGCGAAAATTTTATGCCGGACATGGAGTCTCGGAAATCGATCCTGCATTTGAAGTACAAGTACAAGATAATGTACCTTTGATGTTTACCCGTCATTGCATACGTCGCGAATCGGGACATTGCTTTCGTGAAAAAAGTGCTGGAGAATGGAAAGCTCCGCTTTATTTATGTTATAAAGATACCCGTTTACGCCTTGAGTTCGATTGTCGTTTATGTGAGATGAGAGTTTATAAAGAATAG